The following are from one region of the Salvia splendens isolate huo1 chromosome 2, SspV2, whole genome shotgun sequence genome:
- the LOC121774341 gene encoding ethylene-responsive transcription factor ERN1-like — protein MELHFHTSSSTNNNTTYKPTNRSPSKSKFVGVRQRPSGKWVAEIKNTTQKIRMWLGTFDTAEEAALAYDEAACLLRGSNTRTNFLNTMPCNPALSLKIKNLLNQKRSQNKATIPPTAARRYSDQDVNIKAVARHSNSSSSQYSTNDNFSSNQMKGSLVFTSNPSEDAYKPDFSHLEPHFNQCDQALDVDTAALQPYVPRRGGEGPTEAAPFLDFERLKVERQISASLYAMNGINEYWDTINDSNDTFWDIQTLYQMFCPS, from the coding sequence atGGAACTTCACTTCCATACCTCCTCTTCAACCAACAACAACACAACATATAAGCCCACAAACAGAAGCCCAAGCAAGAGCAAGTTTGTGGGAGTGAGGCAGAGGCCCTCGGGAAAATGGGTGGCCGAGATCAAGAACACGACCCAAAAGATCCGCATGTGGCTAGGCACATTCGACACAGCTGAGGAGGCAGCTCTGGCCTATGACGAGGCTGCCTGCCTCCTGCGTGGATCCAATACGCGCACCAACTTCTTGAACACCATGCCTTGCAACCCGGCCCTCTCTTTGAAGATCAAGAACTTGTTGAATCAAAAGAGGAGCCAAAATAAGGCCACTATCCCTCCAACCGCTGCTAGAAGGTATTCTGATCAAGATGTCAACATCAAGGCCGTTGCTCGCCATAGTAATAGTAGTAGCTCTCAGTACAGTACTAATGACAACTTTAGCAGCAACCAAATGAAGGGCTCTCTTGTTTTCACCTCCAATCCATCCGAGGATGCATATAAGCCCGACTTCAGCCATTTGGAGCCTCATTTCAATCAGTGTGATCAAGCTCTGGATGTTGACACGGCTGCACTTCAACCATATGTCCCTAGAAGAGGTGGGGAGGGCCCAACTGAGGCGGCCCCATTCCTGGATTTTGAAAGATTGAAGGTTGAAAGGCAGATATCAGCATCACTCTATGCCATGAATGGCATAAATGAATACTGGGATACCATCAATGACTCAAATGATACTTTCTGGGATATTCAAACTCTCTACCAAATGTTCTGTCCAagttaa
- the LOC121789345 gene encoding cytokinin riboside 5'-monophosphate phosphoribohydrolase LOG8-like: MVKFKRVCVFCGSNVGYRKIFSDAALDLGKELVKRKMDLVYGGGSVGLMGLVSETVYDGGRSVLGVIPTALVPVEISGHAVGEVMVVADMHQRKAEMASRADAFIALPGGYGTMEELLEMITWSQLGIHNKPVGLLNVDGYYDCLLGIFDKGVQEGFIKHSDRNIVIAAKTAGELIQKMEGHEPVQTQVAPSRSWNEEDPETANL, encoded by the exons ATGGTGAAATTCAAGAGGGTATGTGTTTTCTGTGGAAGTAATGTTGGATATAGAAAGATATTCAGTGATGCAGCTCTTGATCTTGGAAAAGAACTG GTGAAGAGAAAGATGGATCTGGTATACGGAGGAGGGAGCGTGGGGCTGATGGGTTTGGTGTCTGAAACGGTCTACGATGGCGGACGCAGCGTTCTAGG AGTTATCCCAACAGCTCTTGTCCCTGTGGAG ATATCTGGTCACGCAGTGGGAGAGGTGATGGTAGTGGCTGATATGCACCAACGCAAGGCGGAGATGGCTAGTCGAGCCGACGCCTTTATAGCGCTTCCCG GGGGCTATGGAACTATGGAGGAGTTGCTGGAGATGATAACCTGGTCACAACTTGGGATTCACAACAAACCA GTCGGGCTCTTGAACGTCGATGGATACTATGACTGCTTGCTCGGGATATTCGACAAAGGTGTCCAAGAAGGGTTCATCAAACACTCAGACAGAAATATAGTCATTGCTGCTAAGACTGCTGGAGAGCTTATACAAAAGATGGAG GGCCATGAACCGGTGCAAACCCAAGTAGCACCGAGTAGAAGTTGGAATGAAGAAGACCCTGAGACAGCAAACTTATAG
- the LOC121789357 gene encoding importin-5-like, which yields MDAESTQIQQAQLAAILGADPAPFETLISHLMSSSNEQRSQAESVFNLIKQNDPNSLVLKLGHLISSSVHQEARAMAAILMRKQLTRDDSYIWPNLTESTRSAVKNLLLSSLQSEESKSIIKKLCDTVSELASSLVPENQWPEILPFMFQCVTSSAPKLQESAFLMFSQLAQFIGETLIPYITDLHTVFLNVLNNSSNPDVKIAALSAVINFIQCLTSSSDRDRFQDLLPAMIRTLTESLNSGQEATAQEALELLIELAGTEPRFLRRQIVDVVGAMLQIAEAERLEEGTRHLAIEFVITLAEARERAPGMMRKLPQFISRLFANLMKMLLDVEDDPEWHSAEVKDEDAGETSNYSVGQECLDRLSIALGGNTIVPVASAQFQTCFSAPEWQKHHAALIALAQIAEGCSKVMVKDLEHVVSMVLNSFQHPHPRVRWSAINAIGQLSTDLGPDLQIQFHQHVLPALAAAMDDFQNPRVQAHAASAVLNFSENCTPEILTPYLDGIVHKLLLLLQNSKQMVQEGALTALASVADSSQEHFQKYYDAVMPYLKVILENATDKSNRMLRAKAMECISLVGMAVGKEKFKEDAKQVMGVLMSLQGSQMETDDPTTSYMLQAWARLCKCLGQDFLPYMSVVMPPLLQSAQLKPDVFITSADSDNEIDESDDESMETITLGDKRIGIKTSVLEEKATACNMLCCYADELKEGFYPWIDQVAPTLVPLLKFYFHEEVRKAAVSAMPELLRSAKLAVDKGIAQGRNESYIKQLLDFIVPALVEALHKEPDIEICANMLDALNECVQISGSLLDERQVRSIVEEIKQVITASSSRKKERAERAKAEDFDDEEGELLKEENEQEEEVFDQVGEILGTLIKTFKGSFLPFFDELSSYLMPMWGKDKSAEERRIAICIFDDVAEQCRDLALKYYDTYLPFLLEACNDENTDVRQAAVYGLGVCAEFGSSVFKPLVGEALSRLNVVIRHPNALQPDNVMAYDNAVSALGKICQYHRDSIDSAQVVPAWLNCLPIKGDVIEAKAVHDQLCSMVERSDLELLGPNNQHLPKIVSVFAEVLCTGKDLASEQTASRMVNLLRQLQQTLPPATLASTWSSLQPQQQLALQTILST from the exons ATGGACGCCGAGTCGACTCAGATTCAGCAGGCGCAATTGGCGGCGATTTTGGGGGCGGACCCGGCGCCGTTCGAAACCCTGATTTCTCACCTGATGTCTTCCTCCAACGAGCAGCGATCCCAGGCCGAGTCAGTCTTCAATTTGATTAAGCAGAACGATCCTAACTCGCTCGTGCTCAAACTCGGCCACCTTATCTCATCGTCCGTGCACCAGGAGGCGCGAGCCATGGCCGCCATTCTCATGCGGAAGCAATTGACCCGCGATGACTCGTATATCTGGCCGAACCTCACCGAGTCGACTCGCTCCGCTGTTAAAAACCTCCTGTTGTCCTCACTCCAGAGCGAGGAGTCGAAATCGATTATTAAGAAACTGTGCGATACCGTCTCGGAGCTCGCTTCCTCGCTCGTGCCGGAGAATCAGTGGCCGGAAATCCTGCCGTTTATGTTTCAGTGCGTGACGTCTAGTGCTCCGAAGCTGCAGGAATCGGCGTTCCTGATGTTCTCACAACTGGCGCAGTTCATCGGGGAAACGTTGATTCCGTATATCACTGATTTGCACACTGTTTTCCTCAACGTGTTGAATAATTCCTCCAATCCAGATGTGAAGATCGCTGCGTTGAGCGCTGTCATCAATTTTATTCAGTGCTTGACGAGCTCGAGCGATCGCGATAGGTTCCAGGATTTGTTGCCAGCTATGATTAGGACATTGACTGAGTCGCTGAACTCGGGGCAGGAGGCTACTGCTCAGGAGGCGTTGGAGCTGTTGATTGAGTTGGCTGGGACGGAACCGAGGTTTTTGAGGAGGCAGATTGTGGATGTTGTTGGTGCCATGTTGCAGATTGCCGAAGCGGAGAGGTTGGAGGAAGGCACGCGTCATTTAGCAATTGAATTTGTGATTACACTAGCGGAAGCAAGGGAAAGAGCACCTGGGATGATGCGCAAATTGCCGCAGTTCATTAGCAGGCTTTTTGCCAATTTGATGAAGATGCTTTTGGATGTGGAGGATGATCCGGAGTGGCACAGTGCAGAAGTCAAGGACGAGGATGCAGGGGAGACGAGTAATTATAGTGTTGGGCAGGAATGCTTAGATAGGCTCTCTATAGCGCTTGGTGGGAATACAATTGTCCCCGTGGCATCCGCGCAGTTTCAAACGTGCTTTTCTGCTCCTGAGTGGCAGAAGCATCACGCAGCACTCATTGCACTTGCACAGATTGCAGAGGGCTGCTCCAAG GTGATGGTTAAGGATTTGGAACATGTGGTGAGCATGGTCTTGAATTCCTTTCAACATCCTCATCCACGTGTGAGATGGTCAGCTATTAATGCAATTGGTCAGCTATCAACAGACTTAGGTCCAGATTTGCAAATTCAGTTCCATCAGCATGTGCTGCCGGCTCTAGCTGCAGCTATGGATGATTTCCAAAACCCTAGAGTACAG GCACATGCAGCTTCAGCAGTTCTTAACTTCAGTGAAAACTGCACTCCAGAAATTTTGACACCTTACTTAGATGGGATAGTGCACAAGCTGCTTCTACTTCTTCAG AATTCCAAGCAAATGGTTCAGGAGGGTGCCTTAACTGCTTTAGCTTCGGTAGCTGATTCATCTCAG GAACACTTCCAGAAATATTATGATGCAGTTATGCCTTACTTGAAAGTTATCTTAGAGAATGCCACAGACAAGTCTAACCGCATGCTTCGTGCAAAAGCTATGGAGTGCATCAGCTTGGTGGGGATGGCTGTTGGGAAGGAGAAATTCAAGGAGGATGCTAAACAG GTAATGGGAGTGCTAATGTCACTGCAAGGATCACAAATGGAGACCGATGATCCTACTACCAGTTACATGCTACAA GCATGGGCCAGACTTTGCAAGTGCTTGGGTCAGGATTTCCTTCCTTATATGAGTGTGGTCATGCCTCCTCTGCTCCAGTCTGCTCAGCTAAAGCCTGATGTTTTCATCACATCTGCTGATTCAGACAATGAAATTGATGAATCAGACGATGAAAG CATGGAGACCATAACCCTTGGGGATAAAAGAATTGGGATTAAGACTAGTGTCCTAGAGGAGAAGGCCACCGCTTGCAATATGTTGTGCTGCTATGCTGATGAGTTGAAGGAAGGTTTTTACCCATGGATTGATCAG GTTGCCCCAACATTGGTTCCtcttttgaaattttatttccatgaAGAAGTCAGGAAGGCTGCTGTCTCAG CAATGCCGGAGCTGTTGCGGTCTGCAAAACTGGCTGTCGATAAAGGAATTGCTCAGGGTCGTAATGAGAGTTATATTAAGCAGCTCTTAGACTTCATTGTTCCTGCTTTAGTGGAAGCCTTACACAAG GAACCTGATATAGAGATCTGTGCAAACATGTTGGATGCGTTGAATGAATGTGTGCAG ATTTCAGGATCTCTTTTAGACGAGAGGCAGGTTAGAAGCATTGTGGAAGAGATAAAACAGGTGATCACAGCTAGCTCAAGTAGAAAAAAGGAGAGAGCTGAGAGAGCCAAAGCTGAAGATTTTGATGATGAGGAGGGAGAACTTCTTAAAGAGGAAAAtgagcaagaagaagaagtatTTGACCAA GTTGGTGAAATATTGGGAACTTTAATTAAAACATTCAAGGGCTCCTTCTTACCTTTCTTTGATGAACTGTCATCATACCTGATGCCGATGTGG GGAAAGGACAAGTCGGCTGAAGAGAGAAGGATTGCCATTTGCATCTTTGATGATGTAGCTGAGCAATGCCGTGACTTAGCTCTGAA GTATTATGATACATATCTTCCATTCCTCTTGGAGGCATGCAATGACGAAAACACAGATGTCCGACAG GCTGCTGTATATGGACTCGGAGTGTGTGCTGAGTTCGGAAGTTCTGTGTTTAAACCACTTGTTGGAG AGGCTCTTTCGAGGCTCAATGTAGTTATTAGGCACCCAAATGCTTTGCAGCCGGACAATGTGATGGCATATGATAATGCTGTTTCAGCTCTTGGAAAGATATGTCAGTATCATCGTGATAGCATTGATTCAGCTCag GTGGTTCCTGCCTGGTTGAATTGTTTACCAATAAAGGGTGATGTTATTGAGGCAAAAGCTGTTCACGACCAGCTTTGCTCAATGGTTGAGAG GTCGGATTTGGAACTTCTGGGGCCCAACAATCAGCATCTCCCGAAAATTGTTTCTGTTTTTGCTGAG GTTCTCTGTACTGGCAAGGATCTTGCCTCGGAGCAAACTGCCAGTCGAATGGTAAATTTGTTGAGGCAGCTACAACAGACACTGCCTCCAGCAACCCTGGCCTCCACGTGGTCGTCCTTGCAGCCTCAGCAGCAGCTGGCGTTGCAGACAATTCTCTCAACGTAG
- the LOC121768286 gene encoding peptidyl-tRNA hydrolase, mitochondrial-like isoform X2: MDYGRIMLLRQIPKRCIYTAAALPEPRPWLFVGLGNPGDKFMGTRHNVGFEFIDAFAKSHGIAMDSVHCKAIFGKGIINMVPVFLSKPQTYMNLSGESSGPLAAYYKLPLNRVLVLHDDMTLPCGVLRLNPLGNHGSHNGMKSVINHFRGNREFPRLRIGIGRPAGQMDPKAFLLQKFNVRARERIDAALQEGVDTLTQVLSKGLTESARCFNKEQKYKHLRLQTMPYDMAT; encoded by the exons ATGGATTATGGA AGAATAATGCTTCTAAGGCAGATTCCAAAGCGCTGCATTTACACCGCCGCCGCATTGCCTGAACCGCGGCCTTGGCTTTTCGTGGGTTTGGGCAATCCAGGCGACAAATTTATGGGCACCAGACATAATGTGGGGTTTGAATTCATTGATGCATTTGCGAAATCACATGGGATTGCGATGGACTCTGTGCACTGCAAAGCCATATTTGGAAAAG GTATTATAAATATGGTTCCAGTTTTCTTGTCAAAACCTCAGACTTACATGAACTTAAGTGGTGAATCT AGTGGTCCTCTTGCAGCCTACTATAAGCTTCCCCTTAACCGAGTTCTAGTG CTTCATGATGACATGACTTTGCCCTGTGGAGTTCTTCGTCTGAACCCCCTTGGAAATCATGGAAGTCATAACGG AATGAAGAGTGTTATCAATCATTTTCGTGGGAATAGAGAATTTCCTCGTTTAAGAATTG gTATTGGGAGACCTGCCGGTCAAATGGATCCAAAAGCATTCTTACTCCAAAAATTTAATGTCAGAGCTCGAGAGAGG ATTGATGCTGCATTACAAGAAGGTGTCGATACTCTAACGCAGGTGTTGTCCAAAGGCCTCACAGAGAGTGCACGATGCTTCAACAAGGAGCAGAAATACAAGCACTTGAGACTACAAACCATGCCG TATGACATGGCAACGTGA
- the LOC121771623 gene encoding agamous-like MADS-box protein AGL14, giving the protein MGRAKLKMELIEKEKSRNTTFKKRKEGLIRKLSEFTTLCDVKACMIIYGPNQTRPEIWPPQDPEEVRRFIDLYKSKSSGSVRKSGVVEFFNERKRQIEDELKKLKRKNQEAKYPTRPELLNVISEHQLRHLHAELTDKARCVRSRIELLKMKQRPQTEQNAMLMDHRRLHPSPVMVGIGSSNAANMQMKRQIYYESASGFYQSWPQYMVQPPLPLPPLPPQQPYLLQAMVQPQMQFLGNQEEMMMMRNQAVRAHNLNQDGVKYEDFTNNRMFSC; this is encoded by the coding sequence ATGGGAAGGGCAAAGTTGAAGATGGAGTTGATCGAGAAGGAGAAATCACGAAATACGACGTTCAAAAAGAGGAAAGAAGGGCTAATCCGCAAACTGAGCGAATTCACGACTCTCTGCGACGTGAAGGCCTGTATGATCATCTACGGCCCGAACCAGACCCGGCCCGAGATCTGGCCGCCTCAGGACCCGGAGGAGGTCAGGCGCTTCATCGACCTCTACAAGTCGAAAAGCAGCGGAAGCGTGAGGAAATCCGGCGTGGTGGAGTTTTTCAACGAGCGGAAGCGGCAGATCGAGGACGAGCTCAAGAAGCTCAAGCGGAAGAACCAAGAGGCCAAatacccgacccgacccgaacTCCTGAACGTGATCAGCGAGCACCAGCTCCGCCATCTCCACGCCGAGCTGACCGACAAGGCGCGGTGCGTGAGATCTCGAATCGAGCTGCTGAAGATGAAGCAGAGGCCTCAAACAGAGCAGAACGCGATGCTAATGGATCATCGCCGATTGCATCCTAGCCCCGTGATGGTGGGGATTGGATCGAGCAATGCGGCTAATATGCAAATGAAGCGCCAAATCTACTACGAGTCGGCGAGCGGATTTTATCAGTCGTGGCCGCAGTACATGGTGCAGCCTCCGCTTCCGCTTCCGCCTCTGCCTCCGCAGCAGCCTTACTTGCTGCAGGCGATGGTCCAGCCGCAGATGCAGTTTTTGGGAAATCAAGaggagatgatgatgatgagaaaTCAGGCGGTTAGGGCTCACAATCTCAATCAGGATGGGGTCAAGTATGAGGATTTCACCAACAACAGGATGTTCTCTTGCTAG
- the LOC121789329 gene encoding uncharacterized protein LOC121789329 → MKDFNPTDPIGQNIIKQISNVCFSVFVFSVLVFTVIAITYQPPDPWESSRALTKIFTDVENATFKTDNSVLKTGEDIASSPVATPEGSLSPITESSIEKSESDLGTNATLKSGCEDLTVVNCSDPRVLIAIQRFNLRQFKAIAFLDYQTPVNGSKEDECDVAWRFRNKKEKSWRKYRDFRRFKLGYNDDCSYKVIRPGRWHSGLNARRPWMQSRGNGRGQSGKFSPVVDKEINDTIPVLGSDSEFRKGRYLYYSRGGDYCKGMNHFIWSFLCGLGEAQFLNRTFVMDLSICLASTYTQSNKDEEGKDFRFYFDFEHLKEVSSIVEEGEFMKDWRRWDRSHKRKIPVRKVASYKVTPMQLRKDKTPIIWRQFDAPEPENYWYRVCEGPSAKYIERPWEALWKSKRLMNIVSAISGSMDWDFDAVHVVRGEKAKNKELWPHLDADTSPDALVAKLQGAVAPWRNLYIATNEPFYNYFDKLRSHYKVHLLDDYQHLWGNASEWYNETTLLNVGRPVEFDGYMRVEVDTEVLFRSKTRVETFYNLTADCKDGINTC, encoded by the coding sequence ATGAAAGATTTCAATCCAACAGATCCCATTGGGCAGAATATAATAAAGCAAATTAGCAATGtatgtttctctgtgtttgtaTTCTCTGTGCTCGTCTTCACTGTAATTGCCATCACCTACCAACCCCCTGATCCATGGGAGTCGTCGAGAGCTCTGACTAAGATTTTCACCGACGTCGAAAATGCCACCTTTAAAACCGATAATTCCGTGTTGAAAACTGGCGAGGACATTGCTTCCTCTCCGGTGGCGACGCCTGAGGGCTCATTGTCACCGATTACTGAATCTTCGATTGAGAAATCCGAGTCGGATCTTGGGACAAATGCGACCTTGAAATCTGGTTGTGAGGATTTGACTGTCGTGAATTGCTCTGATCCTAGGGTTTTGATTGCGATCCAGAGGTTTAAtttgaggcagtttaaggctaTTGCGTTTCTGGATTACCAGACTCCGGTGAATGGCTCTAAGGAGGATGAATGTGATGTAGCGTGGAGGTTTAGGAACAAAAAGGAGAAGTCTTGGAGGAAGTATAGGGATTTTAGGAGATTCAAGTTGGGATATAATGATGATTGTAGTTATAAGGTGATTCGTCCCGGGCGCTGGCATTCTGGATTGAATGCGCGTCGTCCATGGATGCAATCTAGGGGAAATGGGAGGGGGCAAAGTGGTAAGTTTTCTCCTGTCGTTGACAAGGAGATCAATGATACAATTCCTGTGTTGGGATCAGATTCGGAATTTAGGAAGGGAAGGTATCTGTACTATTCGAGGGGAGGGGATTATTGCAAAGGAATGAATCACTTTATCTGGAGCTTCTTATGTGGTCTTGGTGAGGCCCAGTTTCTGAACCGGACGTTTGTGATGGATTTGAGTATTTGTTTAGCTTCTACGTACACACAGAGCAACAAGGACGAGGAAGGGAAAGATTTTAGGttctattttgattttgaacatTTGAAAGAGGTGTCTTCGATTGTGGAGGAAGGTGAGTTCATGAAAGACTGGAGGAGATGGGACAGAAGTCATAAGAGGAAAATCCCGGTTAGGAAGGTGGCTAGCTATAAGGTGACGCCGATGCAGCTGAGGAAAGATAAGACTCCCATTATATGGAGGCAGTTTGATGCTCCTGAGCCGGAGAATTATTGGTATAGGGTGTGTGAAGGGCCGAGTGCTAAATACATTGAGAGGCCGTGGGAAGCGCTTTGGAAATCTAAAAGATTGATGAATATAGTTTCAGCAATCAGCGGGAGTATGGATTGGGATTTTGATGCAGTTCATGTGGTTCGAGGGGAGAAGGCGAAGAATAAGGAGTTATGGCCTCATCTGGATGCAGATACTTCACCGGATGCCCTGGTTGCTAAACTACAGGGGGCGGTTGCACCTTGGAGAAATTTGTACATTGCTACAAATGAACCCTTCTACAATTACTTCGACAAGCTGAGATCCCACTACAAAGTTCATTTGCTCGATGATTACCAGCATTTGTGGGGGAATGCCAGTGAATGGTACAATGAGACAACTCTGTTGAATGTTGGCCGTCCGGTTGAGTTTGATGGTTATATGAGGGTCGAAGTGGATACTGAGGTCCTTTTCCGATCAAAGACAAGGGTGGAGACGTTCTATAACTTGACCGCAGATTGCAAGGATGGGATCAATACGTGCTAA
- the LOC121768286 gene encoding peptidyl-tRNA hydrolase, mitochondrial-like isoform X1, with protein MNYSNWIRPFIWEFVNSFQFSNAISQFVTSFCKIVGTQRIMLLRQIPKRCIYTAAALPEPRPWLFVGLGNPGDKFMGTRHNVGFEFIDAFAKSHGIAMDSVHCKAIFGKGIINMVPVFLSKPQTYMNLSGESSGPLAAYYKLPLNRVLVLHDDMTLPCGVLRLNPLGNHGSHNGMKSVINHFRGNREFPRLRIGIGRPAGQMDPKAFLLQKFNVRARERIDAALQEGVDTLTQVLSKGLTESARCFNKEQKYKHLRLQTMPYDMAT; from the exons ATGAACTATTCTAACTGGATTAGGCCATTTATTTGGGAATTTGTGAATTCTTTTCAATTTTCGAATGCCATTTCCCAATTTGTGACATCGTTCTGTAAAATTGTTGGAACGCAGAGAATAATGCTTCTAAGGCAGATTCCAAAGCGCTGCATTTACACCGCCGCCGCATTGCCTGAACCGCGGCCTTGGCTTTTCGTGGGTTTGGGCAATCCAGGCGACAAATTTATGGGCACCAGACATAATGTGGGGTTTGAATTCATTGATGCATTTGCGAAATCACATGGGATTGCGATGGACTCTGTGCACTGCAAAGCCATATTTGGAAAAG GTATTATAAATATGGTTCCAGTTTTCTTGTCAAAACCTCAGACTTACATGAACTTAAGTGGTGAATCT AGTGGTCCTCTTGCAGCCTACTATAAGCTTCCCCTTAACCGAGTTCTAGTG CTTCATGATGACATGACTTTGCCCTGTGGAGTTCTTCGTCTGAACCCCCTTGGAAATCATGGAAGTCATAACGG AATGAAGAGTGTTATCAATCATTTTCGTGGGAATAGAGAATTTCCTCGTTTAAGAATTG gTATTGGGAGACCTGCCGGTCAAATGGATCCAAAAGCATTCTTACTCCAAAAATTTAATGTCAGAGCTCGAGAGAGG ATTGATGCTGCATTACAAGAAGGTGTCGATACTCTAACGCAGGTGTTGTCCAAAGGCCTCACAGAGAGTGCACGATGCTTCAACAAGGAGCAGAAATACAAGCACTTGAGACTACAAACCATGCCG TATGACATGGCAACGTGA
- the LOC121789375 gene encoding 5'-adenylylsulfate reductase-like 5 — MLFMEFPMGKCVCIFMCVLAASATSFRLVSSSSTCERDSMEFLHDLNSQCPLSIHCSSPPIQVNEESLENAMSSIQDNEYTAVLFYASWCPFSSIFKSRFSTLSSMYPQIKHIMVDQTSVLPSVFSRYGIHSVPSLLIVNKTTRVRYHGRKDLHSIVNFYKKATGLDPVVDMVEDTTCNIESEERVFGDWKGASLKEIFLREPYLLVSVVFVMSRAFLYLFPEIASHIMSIWLAYIPHLNMGIFGESRQLIGRALHLIDVERIWSKLKVCKTRNFHKGARNARVWASSLASVSLGETSSSRALSSKDL, encoded by the exons ATGTTGTTCATGGAGTTTCCGATGGGGAAATGTGTATGTATATTCATGTGTGTATTAGCGGCATCAGCCACGTCGTTTCGATTAGTGTCTTCATCATCGACTTGTGAACGTGATTCCATGGAATTTCTTCACGATCTGAATTCTCAGTGCCCCTTATCGATCCATTGCTCCTCGCCCCCAATTCAG GTGAATGAAGAATCCCTTGAAAATGCTATGAGCTCCATTCAAGACAATGAATATACTGCCGTTCTATTTTATGCTTCATGGTGTCCTTTCTCAAGCATCTTCAAGTCAAGGTTTTCTACCCTTAGTTCCATGTATCCACAGATCAAACATATAATGGTCGACCAAACCTCAGTCTTGCCCAG CGTCTTCTCAAGATATGGGATTCATAGTGTACCGTCGCTACTGATTGTGAATAAAACTACTAGAGTGAGATATCATGGTCGAAAAGATCTCCATTCTATTGTAAACTTCTACAAGAAAGCTACAG GGCTGGATCCTGTAGTGGATATGGTAGAAGACACAACATGCAATATAGAGAGCGAGGAGCGAGTATTTGGGGATTGGAAAGGAGCATCATTGAAAGAGATTTTCTTAAGGGAACCTTATCTGCTAGTCTCTGTTGTATTCGTCATGTCAAGGGCTTTTCTATATCTCTTCCCAGAGATCGCATCTCATATAATGTCGATTTGGTTGGCATATATTCCTCATCTGAATATGGGAATCTTCGGTGAGTCAAGGCAGCTTATAGGTCGAGCACTGCATCTGATTGATGTCGAGAGAATTTGGAGCAAGCTAAAGGTGTGCAAGACTAGGAACTTCCACAAGGGAGCCAGGAATGCTCGGGTTTGGGCGTCATCCTTGGCCTCTGTTTCATTGGGTGAGACGTCATCATCTAGAGCATTATCTTCCAAGGACTTGTGA